Proteins from a single region of Hordeum vulgare subsp. vulgare chromosome 6H, MorexV3_pseudomolecules_assembly, whole genome shotgun sequence:
- the LOC123403270 gene encoding uncharacterized protein LOC123403270: MARFSIQQIEIESVPTAICALGLVLRVLVAQRPAFGGLRVLEVCVPDGEDMYADDVSEVLYAASEVSPVEKFRFILPWNVDPKSDSPVVLPGFDRTISIELDVSYLVVEQLAGSFPVLERLMLKGFSVDIEDLVSRCPCLRVLKIISLEFSNIVIHSASLQELHILNEVEPWACAYEIYSIDIAAPALKHLNLSVYTDRSCSLSILAPMVEQISWECKYNIMTIGIGELWELKCLSLKTGEGAATNDVDGTCLSLHISAYNTSRANEAEHAFEEEIQNLPVGDLYTLELHLSLGQTGHAWTSIVLCILGIQSIRIATQRLKLVLRRSEVEAACAADCPCHEPMQIPSLVNLQEVEIKGFRGEGYEFEFLQSVSWAAPLLEKTTAIRSAGN; encoded by the exons ATGGCTAGGTTCAGTATACAGCAGATAGAGATCGAGTCTGTTCCAACGGCGATCTGTGCGCTTGGGTTGGTACTCCGCGTCCTTGTAGCGCAGCGCCCCGCGTTCGGCGGATTGCGAGTACTGGAGGTCTGTGTCCCTGATGGAGAGGATATGTACGCAGACGACGTGTCGGAGGTCCTCTATGCCGCTTCTGAGGTCTCGCCCGTGGAGAAGTTCCGCTTCATCCTCCCGTGGAACGTAGATCCGAAATCAGATAGTCCCGTGGTTCTACCTGGCTTCGATCGGACCATCTCAATCGAGCTCGATGTGTCTTACCTTGTTGTTGAGCAGCTGGCTGGGAGCTTCCCCGTGCTCGAGCGATTGATGCTCAAGGGCTTCTCGGTTGATATTGAGGACTTGGTCAGCCGCTGCCCTTGTCTGCGCGTGCTCAAGATCATCTCTCTTGAATTCAGCAACATCGTCATTCACTCGGCGTCCCTGCAGGAACTCCATATTCTGAATGAAGTGGAACCCTGGGCCTGCGCATATGAGATATACAGTATTGATATCGCAGCCCCCGCACTGAAGCATTTAAACCTTTCCGTCTACACCGACCGCAGCTGCAGCTTGTCCATCTTGGCTCCAATGGTGGAGCAGATCTCGTGGGAGTGCAAGTACAACATCATGACAATTGGGATTGGCGAACTGTGGGAACTCAAGTGCCTGAGCTTAAAGACAGGGGAGGGTGCTGCCACCAATGATGTGGATGGCACTTGTCTGTCGCTGCATATATCCGCCTAT AATACTTCACGTGCAAATGAAGCAGAACACGCCTTTGAGGAGGAGATACAAAACCTACCAGTTGGTGACCTATATACTTTGGAGCTACATCTTTCCCTTGGGCAGACAGGGCATGCTTGGACATCCATTGTGCTGTGTATACTTGGAATACAGTCTATTCGTATTGCTACCCAAAGGCTTAAGCTTGTTCTAAGGAGATCTGAG GTTGAAGCAGCTTGCGCAGCAGATTGTCCATGCCATGAGCCTATGCAAATTCCCTCCTTAGTCAATCTTCAAGAAGTGGAAATCAAAGGCTTCAGAGGAGAGGGCTACGAGTTCGAGTTCTTGCAATCCGTATCCTGGGCTGCACCATTACTTGAAAAAACAACGGCCATCAG GTCTGCAGGGAACTAG